TGGTGCTGGAAACGCTGGTGCTGTCGATCTTCAACCACGACACGGCGATCGCCTCCGCGGCGGCCCGCATGGTCAGCGCCGCCGGGCATCGCCCGCTGATTGAGATGGGCTCGCGCCGGACCCACGAACGCGCCGCGATCGCGGCAGCGCGGGCGGCCTATATCGCCGGCTTCGCCGGGTCGTCCAACTTGGAGGCGCAGCGACGCTACGGGGTGCCTGCGCACGGCACCGCCGCGCACGCATTCACCATGCTGCACACCCAGCGGGACGGCCCCATCGAATCGGCCGAACTGGCCGCATTCCGGGCTCAGGTCGATGCGCTGGGCGCGGCTACCACGCTGCTGGTAGACACCTATGACGTGACGACCGGTGTGGCCAATGCGGTGGCCGCCGCCGGCACCGCGCTCGGCGCGGTCCGCATCGACTCCGGTGAGCTGGGGGTACTGGCCCGCCAGGTGCGTGAGCAGCTCGATCGGCTGGGAGCCAGCCGTACCCGCATCGTGGTGTCCGGCGACCTCGACGAGTTCAGCATCGCCGCGCTGCGCGCCGAGCCCGTGGACAGCTACGGTGTGGGCACGTCGCTGGTCACCGGTTCGGGGGCCCCAACCGCGAACATGGTCTACAAACTGGTCGAGGTGGATGGCATCGCGGTGCAGAAGCGCAGCAGCCACAAGGAAACCCACGGCGGCCACAAGGAGGCGCTGCGGTTGTCGCGTCCGACCGGCACCATCACCGAGGAGATCGTGTACCCGGCGGGCCACCCGCCGGGTACCGCCGAGCCGTCCCGGGTGTTGACGACGCCGCTGGTCCGAGGCGGGCAGGTGGTGGCCGATTGTGACCTTGCCGCAGCCCGGGAGTTGGTCGCGTCCGGGCTGCGGAGCCTGCCGTGGGAGGGGCTGAAGCTGGCGCACGGCGACCCGGCGATTCCAACACAGACGATCACGGCCTGAGCGGCCGGTGCGACAGCAGGGAGTGACCACGTCCAACGTGTCTGAGTCCTGGTCCCAGTCCGTGCCCGAGTTGCTGGCCACTGCGGTGGCCGCGCTCGGCGGCAGCGAACGCCGCGGCCAGCTGGAGATGGCTACCGCCGTCGCGGCGGCTTTCGAGACCGGCGAGCACCTCGTGGTGCAGGCCGGCACCGGTACCGGCAAGTCGCTGGCCTATCTGGTTCCGGCGATCATTCGCGCGGTCAGCGACGACGCACCGGTCGTGGTGTCGACGGCGACCATCGCCCTGCAGCGTCAACTCGTCGACCGCGACCTGCCCCGGCTGGCCGATGCGCTCGCCGATGCGCTGCCCCGCCGTCCGCAGTACGCGTTGCTCAAAGGGCGGCGGAACTACTTGTGCCTGAACAAGATCCACGGCAATGTTCCAGGTGGCGCCACCGGTGAGTCTGAGGACGAACGGCCCCAGGAGGAACTCTTCGACCCGATGGCGGTCACCGCGTTGGGACGCGACGTGCAACGGCTCACCACCTGGGCATCGACGACCGACTCCGGTGACCGCGACGACCTCAAACCCGGCGTGCCGGAACGCTCCTGGTCTCAGGTCAGCGTTTCGGCGCGGGAATGCATCGGGGTGGCCCGCTGCGCGTTCGGTTCGCAGTGTTTCTCCGAACGGGCACGGGGCCGGGCCGGCGCCGCCGATATCGTCGTCACCAACCACGCGCTACTGGCCATCGATGCCGTTGCCGAATCGGCGGTGCTGCCCGAACACGCGCTGTTGGTCGTCGACGAAGCACACGAGTTGGTAGACCGGGTGACGTCGGTGGCGACCGCGGAGCTGACATCGACCACCCTCGGTGTCGCCGCGCGGCGGATCGCCCGATTGGTGGATCCCGAGCTGACCCAGCGGCTGGAGGCGGCGTCGGCCACCTTCACCTCGGCGATCCATGACGCCCAAGCGATTGGGCCGGGCCGAATCGATCAGCTTGACGAGGAGACCGCAACATACCTGGCCGCGCTGCGCGATGCGGCCAGCGCGGCACGGTCAGCGATCGACACCACCAGCGACGCGAAGGCGGCGTCGGCACGCGCCGAAGCGGTTGCCGCACTGATCGAGATCGCTGATACCGCATCGCGAATCCTGAAGTCGTTCTCCCCCGCTATCCCCGATCGCACCGACGTAGTTTGGCTGGACCACGAGGACAACCGCGGGTCGCTGCGCGCCGCGCTGCGGGTGGCTCCGTTGTCTGTCGCCGCACTCCTGTCCACCAAGGTGTTCTCGCGTGCGACGACGGTGTTGACATCTGCGACGCTGACAATCGGCGGATCCTTCGACGCGATGGCCACGGCGTGGGGCCTGACGGCAGACACGCGCTGGCGTGGGGTGGACGTCGGCTCGCCGTTTCACCACGACAAGTCGGG
The nucleotide sequence above comes from Mycobacterium decipiens. Encoded proteins:
- a CDS encoding nicotinate phosphoribosyltransferase, which translates into the protein MDRPAEEHGNQDPAGLLTDKYELTMLAAALRDGTAHRRTTFEVFARRLPAGRRYGVVAGTGRLLEALPQFRFDADACELLNQFLDPDTVCFLREFRFGGDIDGYAEGELYFPGSPVLSVHGSFAECVVLETLVLSIFNHDTAIASAAARMVSAAGHRPLIEMGSRRTHERAAIAAARAAYIAGFAGSSNLEAQRRYGVPAHGTAAHAFTMLHTQRDGPIESAELAAFRAQVDALGAATTLLVDTYDVTTGVANAVAAAGTALGAVRIDSGELGVLARQVREQLDRLGASRTRIVVSGDLDEFSIAALRAEPVDSYGVGTSLVTGSGAPTANMVYKLVEVDGIAVQKRSSHKETHGGHKEALRLSRPTGTITEEIVYPAGHPPGTAEPSRVLTTPLVRGGQVVADCDLAAARELVASGLRSLPWEGLKLAHGDPAIPTQTITA
- a CDS encoding ATP-dependent DNA helicase is translated as MSESWSQSVPELLATAVAALGGSERRGQLEMATAVAAAFETGEHLVVQAGTGTGKSLAYLVPAIIRAVSDDAPVVVSTATIALQRQLVDRDLPRLADALADALPRRPQYALLKGRRNYLCLNKIHGNVPGGATGESEDERPQEELFDPMAVTALGRDVQRLTTWASTTDSGDRDDLKPGVPERSWSQVSVSARECIGVARCAFGSQCFSERARGRAGAADIVVTNHALLAIDAVAESAVLPEHALLVVDEAHELVDRVTSVATAELTSTTLGVAARRIARLVDPELTQRLEAASATFTSAIHDAQAIGPGRIDQLDEETATYLAALRDAASAARSAIDTTSDAKAASARAEAVAALIEIADTASRILKSFSPAIPDRTDVVWLDHEDNRGSLRAALRVAPLSVAALLSTKVFSRATTVLTSATLTIGGSFDAMATAWGLTADTRWRGVDVGSPFHHDKSGILYIAAHLPPPGRDGTGSVEQLTEIAELITAAGGRTLGLFSSMRAARAAAEAMRERLSTPVLCQGDDNTSALIEQFTADAATSLFGTLSLWQGVDVPGPSLSLVLIDRIPFPRPDDPLLSARQRAVAAHGGNGFMTVSASHAALLLAQGSGRLLRRVTDRGVVAVLDSRMATARYGGFLRASLPPFWQTTNAAQVRGALQRLSAAPEPREQTQNRTI